The Toxoplasma gondii ME49 chromosome XII, whole genome shotgun sequence genome includes a region encoding these proteins:
- a CDS encoding SWI2/SNF2-containing protein (encoded by transcript TGME49_245720~Gene product name based on ToxoDB Community Expert Annotation.), protein MLRGSERLRRRARASVDLSEHSVSSVSRVWRLPASLWLPVGCLPLAVSRSHLKNAKIDFVAPPTSSEDRTEGCIWLGYRLKREGEQSSSSQANGTAVSSGGRSHSPQPPRSVSRSSSPGARDSEEEETPGDRTCFDVLLSLCGATNAAWEARLEAAWWSRDEEEKRSSSQGQREDATGTASQTTAKRTETVQLIFSVWINISPFLMKRTNAASQFAPNEFLASASEIFLLQHLLPLRTLSRLRLPLKPVFASSSAQTMPPSSSLSSSSSSSSASSLSSASSPLAVLGATRGDEWEVYAGFVRTVFAAGREGGEKGARLVASCGGLMCSRHFPSPPASLSLQSAYDLVSESAWRLQVDEPPPHSLLHFLASSLTKNANSTFPTRDTRQQEKTSGASSASLFRCKCGICRLTHEALHMLLAFLDPASLAAFGTTNRSHFLLAEPVVPGLQLMVGDCFLHPYAQPPRESMAAASAPPHLLDLPPSKAPDPEATLAREESRNLFLGGLFTHQTHGLLWLRHRERRVAAQAPPFCFCMHPAKRPRHLHADRSAASPACVASVPAAESPPGSQADFEAGEDRDRRDEERESIEQRDVLSGECRLADDALKFLAKWTELQLPHHAWLTGSAGPRQAAAWGDVSRRADAANSQDSDTSRGAAGYMHAGQDSVEERCESARTETTTSASRHSVNAGHVELRGESRTGEKGVERRRSAGADEALKGKDAYDKDEKSGRVKSDDARERTPAETGEPVELCLEEKADKETPGALAGYSYRLLLSETASLACLAAPHPSEFQDWKPHLGAPEASSSAEFSSFPSHASDACTGEKTTHYASEKADFSAAFPASRLAEREEEADRGSEGFYFLPPHFALPQTDTGAFSLYFNSDTRLCAIGFSRKHRNAKTHRASVPSSFASSTSSSFSLSSSSAYSVSVPSSASGSSFSSSSEVSPLSPSLGGDTQSLVSIRGWTQGTRGGGGLFCDDPGLGKTLAMLSVMVKSMGRLPTVARPVKEWMAGYLARLHAGRRQPSQRPRERPEADDAAEDRDERDSGKGDNGGGDENELDGKEGDRSGGDSNDEDKEKDRNSNWPTEKRDKRGQKREKTQGLDDAETDSQCYVWKFAANEINSYFREQGVRSAFSYPQLNPLLSEAEAGVSPADGSVAFLDLPKGSGGSCPSLSRHSSGSLGEEKPLSRFGRTKFLVGYSLPPAESLPSELRELTLDGTDPGAETFRQTACIRDVATQLASRQLLSEADLHESSQQAEKLMQKMKRIYHQLSSTLSTRHGDPNALLRSLVNREVSDQIATDERARRLHANLASPPSRERRIDEEGTEEEAHVVERQEQVEEPSGRTTVRGADEGETLRRQQGGGTVMALNLEGEDTRDAGGIETHASGTSQSSADPTTCSPCAEHGEERAAEAEGSRHEEGKCKDSQYVRRATEGERLLDGRGGGKKQKRREDLACDTKDFFSKQDIELFRLLPVTRPQDIPSQKPPEFLLSHGTLLVCPTPLVNHWSSEVKKWFSWSHCNDVDRLKVLVLERRDRAHAVPLPTRAELASCHLVICSQHFLTAEFQRCLASVWAQGQAPERSLSGSKKRRTDTDPRLAQTSGKVLQLPKQSRRLATPQEVEEAMWGRDVAGTPRFSVHADSRSSGSPFLSQDRRGETEAFGDDAPAASGALLARLLHEVGAGAGLSKGHVGERFCRSRSPLLSIHWQRLVVDEGHSLSRCTAQYVQLCRMIVADKRWVLTGTPTSRQSLRHSLTGLTALLEFLRHPFALPYRHCGVSATKTSPLKAAICRPLLERGEASALFQLALLLNTCLVRHSKEQCQRLPALRGPTIYRIEPSAKERTTYNDLVQLMQRNLFCTYYSRKNKDSLLHPSQRAQASTSLWNLRFSCTIQSESHLHILTKWVDEAVEMLANKHAVYHNEFPYKFQFERIAYVVEVYLRLNKVERTYATCDMCRQAIRFPLLVPCPSLHLLCTECLFPQIFSDNLCRRPPLRHCPLCWPHAPINADFFDRLQPPVEHNTTFDWPFKVTRGARANAELDRRSLIFRNQQSARRDRQEGGNREDVPDRGLGGSRGSPRGAGGLFSGCMQSDELNASRRDDGETLVMEVETYRACVGAVGGPLSPQGAEAVFAASHARSAGVCPEDTSEERPSKNALDTAARRRADQRGQTRLSEVASGPRDEGGLPNLLPAHLPGSTLAPRLVEKVKEKRTFRASAETLRIVRRWFPQDEHSRQLRDDAFAFLGKDDFSPSASTASCAEAGSPQGTPRLRPTPEIVGGSEKTNSGRGGHAVVFGGSLAAIATPKVSPLSCSCKSDVATPGVSSAAAPTLTHDPRMNSARFTRGALGGLGVIASAGGSEGRSEAGVRQGDKGDQGGRLTYPRYVDVEDAFAYDFNEKDDGGETKNVLSPFSNRRPGTSPSASRAPHSSPRKGHLSWRTPASLSSLSFSSTFSPITSAFAHPSSFRALGECVSSQRSRSESFASSTFPSSSGNEGTWRTACGPRGAALAARREATLLSLLLSGGISTREILEEFDDAEIDEEDAIFFSSSKNALVVRRILHIIYSGDFAQNNIPESLLEPRQRPAIDGASQAAGAFPGLSSLDMNSQEQLSEKYRFPNNDTCDESDGGPLATPKKKVCFADASLYSSSSSSSSLSPSSSSLSSSSSSDGRARFASPKAELGGGAAIDTWTGKKAAKERKTCGRGKPEAAAASEPRGVEVHTNPNSLLSSEASCATQVKAMCGSLPVSSSPSVAGTRNGQGEQSEAGFGNRGILKKRGRDETAASLRGTDRLIKRCPKIIVASSLWENLFLLGCFLEKHSVKCCHFYEKMQDKTNRVEALKSFQQDTETMVLLLSTQLGAHGLDLSCASHVLLPDPPTDPNVEQQVISRAHRMGALRDVHVEIFILKDTVEETILQRRGVWTASPPSDAGPDGKAYKDTSGCPYNKQSFVFGTRFPREARRDRQAAFATERTDAEEHMSPTAEFVGETDGRRLSGKKGKSPRTCGPEGTHTHLRKRGQKASFQGDACTTDRRGVAGVGAAPASEDETSLNTSRDGSQSPSPVSWGSERVAGSSRVGGSMRAQPNWREIHDEAVGLGEGLQKQTEYLLRTLRTIRRPACAE, encoded by the exons ATGCTACGGGGATCAGAGCGGCTCCGCAGACGCGCCAGGGCGTCGGTGGACCTAAGTGAGCACTCggtctcttctgtgtctcgcgtTTGGCGCCTCCCAGCGAGTCTCTGGCTTCCTGTGGGATGTCTACCTCTCGCGGTGTCGCGAAGCCACCTAAAAAACGCAAAGATTGACTTTGTTGCTCCACCCACATCCTCAGAAGACCGCACAGAAGGTTGCATTTGGCTGGGGTATCGGCTgaaacgcgaaggagagcagagcagcTCCTCCCAAGCCAACGGAACAGCTGTCTCGTCAGGTGGGCGTTCTCACTCTCCCCAGCCTCCTCGTTCTGTTTCACGGTCCTCGTCGCcgggagcgagagacagcgaagaagaagagacacctggAGACCGGACGTGCTTCGAcgttctcctgtctctctgtggcgcGACGAATGCGGCCTGGGAGGCGAGACTCGAGGCCGCGTGGTGGAGCAGggatgaggaagaaaaacgcagctCGTCGCAAGGacaaagagaggacgcgacAGGGACGGCATCGCAGACGACAGCGAAACGCACAGAGACAGTTCAACTGATTTTCTCCGTATGGATCAATATCAG TCCCTTTCTCATGAAGAGAACAAACGCGGCGTCGCAGTTCGCTCCGAACGagttcctcgcctccgcctccgaaatctttcttcttcaacaccttctccctctccggacCTTaagtcgccttcgccttcctctcaaacctgtctttgcttcctcttcagcgCAGACAATGccaccttcttcgtctttgtcgtcttcttcgtcttcttcgtctgcttcgtctttgtcgtctgcttcttcgcctcttgctGTTCTCGGGGCGACTCGCGGAGACGAATGGGAAGTGTATGCTGGATTTGTGAGAACCGTCTTTGCCGCTGGGCGCgaggggggagagaagggagcgcGTCTGGTCGCGTCGTGTGGGGGTCTGATGTGCAGCAGGCACTTCCCCAGTCctccagcttctctgtcgcttcagTCCGCGTACGACCTTGTCTCTGAAAGCGCTTGGCGGCTACAGGTCGACGAACCTCCGCCGCATTCGCTGCTGCACTTCCTCGCGTCCTCCCTCACGAAAAATGCGAACTCGACCTTCCCCACAAGAGATACGCGACAGCAAGAGAAAACCTCTGGGGCTTCGtccgcctctctgtttcgctgtAAGTGTGGCATTTGCAGGCTGACGCATGAGGCGTTGCACATGCTGCTGGCGTTTCTGGATccagcttctctcgccgcgtTCGGGACGACGAACCGCAGCCATTTCCTGCTGGCGGAGCCAGTTGTTCCCGGTCTCCAGCTGATGGTGGGCGACTGCTTTCTGCATCCTTACGCGCAACCTCCGCGAGAGAGCATGGCTGCAGCCTCTGCCCCCCCGCATTTGCTGGATTTGCCCCCCTCAAAGGCCCCAGATCCCGAGGCGACGctcgcgcgagaagaaagcagaaatcTTTTTCTCGGAGGTCTGTTCACGCACCAGACCCACGGCCTTCTCTGGCTGCGACACCGGGAGCGGCGGGTCGCCGCGCAGGCGCCGCCGttctgtttctgcatgcatcccgCAAAACGCCCGAGACACCTGCATGCGGACCGTTCCGCCGCGTCTCCGGCGTGTGTAGCCAGCGTGCCAGCGGCAGAGAGCCCCCCCGGAAGTCAGGCAGATTtcgaggcgggagaagatCGCGATCGacgagatgaagagagagagagcatcGAACAGAGAGATGTCCTCTCCGGCGAGTGCCGGCTAGCAGATGACGCTCTCAAATTCTTGGCCAAGTGGACAGAGCTTCAGCTGCCTCACCATGCGTGGTTAACTGGCTCTGCGGGACCCCGGCAAGCGGCTGCATGGGGAGACGTCTCTCGGCGCGCGGATGCAGCGAACTCACAGGACAGCGATACGTCCCGCGGCGCTGCAGgctacatgcatgcaggccaAGACAGCGTGGAAGAGCGATGCGAGTCTGCAAGAACAGAAACGACCACAAGTGCCTCGAGGCACAGCGTCAATGCAGGACATGTAGAGTTGCGGGGCGAGAGCAGGACCGGTGAGAAAGGCGTTGAGCGTCGAAGGTCGGCAGGAGCAGATGAGGCGTTAAAGGGGAAGGACGCGTATgacaaagacgagaaaagtgGACGGGTGAAAAGCGACGacgcacgagagagaacaccCGCTGAGACTGGCGAACCAGTCGAGCTCTGTttggaggagaaggcggacaAAGAGACACCCGGCGCTCTGGCTGGCTATTCGTATCGACTTCTTCTGAGTGAAACCGCGTCGTTGGCGTGCTTAGCCGCTCCTCATCCATCGGAATTTCAAGACTGGAAACCACACCTTGGTGCCCCTGaggcctcgtcttctgcagagTTCTCGTCGTTCCCCTCGCACGCttcagatgcatgcacgggcGAAAAGACGACGCATTACGCGTCAGAAAAAGCAGATTTCTCTGCGGCGTTTCCAGCGTCAAGGCTGgccgagagggaagaagaagcggaccGAGGATCGGAGGGATTCTATTTTCTCCCGCCTCATTTCGCACTTCCGCAGACAGACACTGgagctttctctctctacttcAACTCGGACACCCGCCTCTGTGCAATCGGATTCAGCCGCAAGCACAGGAATGCAAAAACTCACAGAGcatctgttccttcttcctttgcctcatccacctcttcctctttttcgttgTCATCGTCATCTGCCTACTCTGTTTCGGTGCCGTCTTCCGCTTCtggctcttctttctcgtcttcgtccgaggtgtctccgttgtctccttccctggGCGGAGACACACAGTCTCTCGTTTCCATTCGGGGATGGACGCAAGGAACGAGAGGTGGTGGAGGTTTGTTCTGCGACGATCCGGGATTGGGAAAGACGCTCGCGATGCTCTCCGTCATGGTCAAGAGCATGGGGCGCCTGCCGACAGTCGCGCGCCCTGTCAAGGAGTGGATGGCTGGCTATCTAgctcgactgcatgcaggccgGCGACAGCCTTCGCAGAGACCCCGCGAGAGACcggaagcagacgacgctgcagaagacagagatgaaagagacagcggtaaaggagacaacggcggaggagacgaaaatgAATTGGacggaaaggaaggagacaggagtgGAGGAGATAGTAATGACGAAGATAAGGAGAAGGATAGAAATTCGAATTggccgacagagaaaagggacAAGAGaggacaaaagagagagaagacgcaggggcTCGACGATGCAGAGACGGACAGCCAGTGCTACGTGTGGAAGTTTGCGGCCAACGAAATCAACTCGTATTTCAGAGAACAAG GCGTCAGGAGCGCTTTTTCCTACCCACAGCTGAATCCGCTTCTTTCCGAGGCCGAAGCCGGAGTGTCTCCCGCCGACGGatctgtcgctttcctcgACCTCCCGAAGGGGAGTGGAGGCTCTTGTCCTTCATTATCTCGACATTCGTCTGGCTCCCTCGGCGAGGAAAAGCCGCTCAGCCGGTTCGGTCGGACCAAGTTCTTGGTCGGCTATTCACTG CCTCCGGCAGAGTCGCTTCCCAGCGAGCTTCGCGAGTTAACTCTGGACGGGACTGATCCCGGCGCAGAGACATTTcgacagactgcatgcatccggGATGTGGCTACACAGCTCGCGTCTCGACAACTGCTTTCCGAAGCAGATCTTCATGAGTCCTCACAGCAGGCAGAGAAATTGATGCAGAAAATGAAGAGGATCTATCACCAGCTGTCGAGT ACACTGTCAACTCGACACGGGGACCCCAACGCGCTTCTCAGGTCTCTGGTCAACAGAGAGGTGAGCGACCAGATCGCGACCGATGAGCGCGCgaggcgtctgcatgcgaatcTGGCTTCCCCACCCTCTCGTGAGAGGAGGATCGACGAGGAGGgcaccgaagaagaagcgcatgTTGTTGAAAGACAAGAACAGGTCGAGGAGCCCTCCGGCAGAACGACTGTGAGAGGCGCTGACGAAGGCGAAActctgaggagacagcagggcGGCGGAACTGTGATGGCGCTTAAcctcgagggagaagacactCGAGACGCAGGCGGGATCGAAACGCATGCCTCGGGGACGTCTCAGTCTTCCGCGGATCCGACGACATGTTCCCCATGCGCCGAgcatggagaagagagggcgGCCGAGGCCGAAGGGAGCAGacacgaggaaggaaagtgCAAAGACTCCCAATACGTcaggagagcgacagaaggcgaaagatTACTGGACGGACGGGGGGGAggcaagaaacagaagaggagggaagacCTGGCTTGCGATACGAAAGACTTCTTCTCGAAGCAAGACATCGAACTGTTCAGGCTTCTCCCTGTCACACGACCTCAAGATATCCCTTCCCAGAAGCCACcagagtttcttctttctcacgGGACTCTCCTTGTCTGTCCAACTCCCCTCGTCAACCACTGGAGTTCGGAAGTGAAGAAATGGTTTTCCTGGTCGCACTGCAACGACGTGGACAGGCTGAAG GTCCTCGTGCTAGAGCGTCGTGaccgcgcgcatgcagtcccgCTGCCGACGCGTGCAGAGCTCGCTTCCTGTCACCTCGTGATTTGCTCTCAACATTTTTTGACGGCCGAGTTTCAGCGCTGTCTTGCGTCTGTCTGGGCGCAAGGCCAGGCGCCAGAGAGGTCGCTCTCGGggtcgaagaagcgaagaactgACACCGATCCCCGGCTCGCTCAGACCAGCGGAAAAGTCCTCCAACTGCCGAAGCAGTCCAGACGACTGGCGACCCCGCAGGAAGTCGAGGAGGCGATGTGGGGGAGAGACGTGGCGGGAACGCCTCGTTTCTCGGTTCACGCAGACAGCCGATCGTCCGGGAGTCCGTTTCTTTCGCAGGAcaggagaggcgaaacggaGGCGTTTGGCGACGACGCTCCGGCCGCCTCGGGGGCGCTCCTTGCGCGGCTTTTACACGAAGTAGGTGCTGGCGCCGGACTCAGCAAAGGGCATGTCGGCGAAAGATTCTGCAGATCCAGAAGCCCCCTTCTGTCGATTCACTGGCAGCGACTCGTCGTCGACGAAGGCCACAGCCTCTCCAGGTGCACAGCTCAGTACGTCCAGCTTTGCCGGATGATTGTCGCCGACAAAAG ATGGGTGCTCACAGGCACACCGACGAGTCGCCAGTCGCTGCGTCACAGCTTGACAGGACTAACGGCTCTGTTGGAATTCTTGCGACATCCCTTTGCTCTGCCATATCGTCATTGTG GTGTATCGGCGACTAAAACCAGCCCGCTGAAAGCTGCGATTTGCCGGCCTTTgttggagagaggagaagcctCTGCACTGTTTCAACTTGCGCTGCTTCTCAATACTTGCCTCGTCCGGCATAGCAAAGAACAGTGCCAGCGTCTGCCCGCGTTGCGAGGCCCAACCATATATCGAATCGAGCCAtccgcgaaagagagaacgacgtACAACGACCTTGTCCAGCTCATGCAAAGAAATCTCTTCTGCACCTACTACTCAAGGAAAAACAAG gattctcttctccatccaAGCCAGCGAGCCCAGGCGTCAACTTCTCTTTGGAATCTGCGGTTCAGCTGCACAATTCAGTCGGAGTCTCACCTCCACATTCTGACCAAGTGGGTCGACGAGGCCGTTGAGATGCTCGCCAACAAGCATGCAGTCTACCACAACGAGTTCCCGTACAAGTTCCAGTTCGAGAGGATCGCCTATGTAGTCGAG GTTTATCTTCGTCTgaacaaagtggagagaacgTACGCAACATGCGACATGTGCCGTCAGGCGATTCGCTTTCCACTTCTCGTtccttgtccttctctccacttgctTTGCACAGAGTGCTTGTTCCCGCAGATTTTCTCAGACAAC CTGTGCCGTCGACCGCCGTTGCGCCACTGCCCGCTTTGCTGGCCGCATGCACCGATTAATGCAGATTTCTTTGACCGGCTGCAGCCTCCAGTGGAGCACAACACCACGTTCGACTGGCCCTTCAAGGTGACGCGAGGCGCGCGAGCAAACGCGGAGTTAGACAGGCGATCGCTCATCTTCCGGAATCAGCAGTCGGCTCGGCGAGATCGACAGGAGGGTGGGAACCGAGAGGACGTTCCCGACCGTGGTTTGGGCGGCAGCCGCGGGAGTCCGAGGGGAGCTGGGGGGTTGTTCtctggatgcatgcagtctgaCGAGCTAAACGCGAGTCgacgagacgacggagagacactcgTGATGGAAGTGGAAACCTACCGGGCGTGCGTCGGCGCTGTCGGGGGGCCTCTGTCCCCTCAGGGAGCTGAGGCTGTCTTTGCTGCTTCGCATGCGAGGTCGGCGGGGGTTTGTCCGGAGGATACATCTGAAGAGCGACCGAGCAAGAACGCTCTGGACACCGCAGCGAGGCGCCGGGCGGACCAGAGAGGACAGACGCGTTTGAGTGAGGTGGCGAGCGGgccgagagacgaaggaggccTCCCCAACCTTCTTCCTGCGCATTTGCCTGGATCGACTCTGGCTCCGCGGTTAGTCGAGAAAGTCAAGGAAAAACGTACGTTTCGAGCGTCAGCAGAAACACTGCGAATCGTCCGCCGGTGGTTCCCTCAGGATGAGCATTCGCGACAGTTGAGAGACGACGCGTTTGCCTTTCTCGGGAAAGATGACTTCTCTCCGAGCGCGTCGACGGCCAGCTGCGCCGAGGCTGGGAGTCCCCAGGGGACTCCAAGACTGAGGCCAACCCCAGAGATCGTGGGGGGCAGTGAGAAAACGAACTCAGGTCGCGGGGGGCATGCGGTCGTGTTTGGCGGCTCTTTGGCGGCCATCGCGACTCCAAAAGTATCTCCTTTGTCTTGCTCATGCAAATCGGACGTCGCCACtcccggtgtctcctcggcagCGGCGCCGACGCTGACGCACGATCCGAGGATGAACAGCGCGCGCTTTACGCGTGGGGCTCTTGGGGGGCTGGGGGTGATCGCGAGCGCGGGAGGCAGCGAAGGGAGGAGTGAGGCGGGTGTgagacaaggagacaagGGAGACCAAGGTGGAAGACTTACCTATCCTCGATATGTCGACGTGGAGGATGCGTTTGCCTACGATTTCAATGAGAAGGACGATGGAggcgagacaaagaacgttctgtctccgttctcgaaTCGGCGGCCTGGGACTTCGCCTTCGGCCTCTCGTGCTCCACACTCCTCTCCGAGAAAAGGTCACTTGTCCTGGCGGACGCCTGCTAGCCTttcgtcgctttccttttcctccaccttctctccCATCACCAGCGCCTTTGCACATCCTTCTTCGTTCCGTGCTTTGGGAGAGTGCGTCTCGAGTCAGAGGTCGAGGTCTGAGAGCTTCGCCTCGTCTACGTTTCCATCGTCTTCAGGAAACGAAGGCACCTGGCGAACGGCATGCGGGCCTCGGGGCGCAGCCTTGGCTGCTCGGCGAGAAGCGACGTTGCTGAGCCTTCTGCTTTCAGGAGGCATTTCAACTCGGGAGATTTTAGAGGAGTTTGACGACGCAGAAattgacgaagaagacgcgatATTCTTCAGCTCGAGCAAGAACGCCCTCGTGGTTCGGCGCATCCTCCACATCATCTACTCGGGAGACTTTGCTCAAAATAACATTCCAGAGAGCCTCTTGGagccgcgacagagaccgGCAATCGATGGGGCTTCCCAGGCTGCTGGCGCCTTTCCGGGATTGTCGTCTCTGGACATGAACAGCCAGGAACAGCTGAGCGAGAAATATAGGTTTCCAAACAATGACACCTGCGACGAAAGCGACGGGGGTCCTCTCGCGACCCCCAAGAAGAAGGTCTGCTTCGCCGATGCATCTCTGTattcttcctcatcttcctcttcttccttatctccttcctcttcgtcgttatcttcgtcctcttcttcagatgGTCGTGCTCGGTTTGCATCTCCGAAGGCAGAGCTTGGAGGAGGGGCAGCGATCGATACGTGGACAGGAAAAAAGGcggcaaaagagagaaagacgtgCGGTCGAGGAAAGCCTGAAGCAGCTGCGGCGAGCGAGCCTAGAGGTGTCGAGGTTCATACAAATCCGAactcgctgctctcctcgGAAGCTTCTTGCGCGACTCAGGTGAAGGCGATGTGCGGATcgcttcctgtttcttcttcgccgtctgtcGCGGGGACGCGAAACGGACAAGGAGAACAATCGGAGGCTGGCTTCGGCAACAGAGGCATTCTGAAGAAACGAGGGCGAGATGAGACAGCTGCATCACTGCGAGGCACAGATCGCCTAATCAAGCGCTGTCCAAAGATCATTgtcgcgtcgtctctgtggGAGAACCTTTTCCTCCTCGGCTGCTTCCTGGAGAAACACAGCGTGAAATGCTGTCACTTTTACGAGAAG ATGCAGGACAAAACAAATCGAGTAGAGGCCCTCAAGAGCTTTCAACAAGACACCGAAACGAtggtccttctcctctccacacaGCTTGGCGCTCATGGCCTTGACCTGAGTTGTGCATCCCATGTCCTTCTGCCAGATCCTCCAACAGATCCAAATGTGGAGCAGCAG GTGATATCGAGGGCGCACCGAATGGGCGCACTGCGTGACGTCCACGTGGAAATTTTTATTCTCAAAGATACAGTCGAGGAAACGATTCTTCAGCGCCGCGGAGTGTGGACAGCCTCCCCACCTTCAGACGCAGGCCCAGACGGCAAGGCATACAAG GATACATCGGGATGTCCGTACAACAAACAGTCGTTTGTGTTTGGCACGCGATTTcctcgagaggcgaggcgcgaCCGACAGGCGGCCTTTGCAACTGAACGGACAGACGCTGAGGAGCACATGTCTCCCACCGCGGAATTTgttggagagacagacgggagGCGTCTGAGTGGAAAAAAGGGCAAATCCCCGCGGACATGCGGGCCAGAGGGCACGCATACGCACTTACGGAAACGTGGACAGAAAGCCAGCTTTCAAGGAGATGCCTGTACAACCGACAGGCGTGGAGTCGCGGGTGTGGGAGCTGCTCCTGCCTCTGAAGACGAAACTTCCTTAAACACGAGCAGAGATG GATCCCAATCACCCTCTCCCGTTTCATGGGGGTCAGAACGCGTTGCTGGCAGCAGCAGAGTTGGTGGCTCAATGCGTGCCCAGCCAAACTGGCGGGAGATTCACGATGAGGCTGTCGGTTTGGGAGAAGGTCTCCAAAAACAAACAGAGTATTTGCTTAGAACGCTCCGTACCATTCGCAGACCAGCTTGCGCTGAGTAG
- a CDS encoding phosphatidylinositol-4-phosphate 5-kinase, putative (encoded by transcript TGME49_245710) produces MGNCACPRSLIGDTSDEVIFGQDGKRQGFGGKIGSREKREVTFENGAVYNGEWTGDVRDGYGVQIWDDGARYEGQWVNDKAQGKGKFVHVDGDVYFGDWYEDKAHGYGVYNHADGSKYEGQWYEDKQHGKGAEQWPDGAKYEGQYSNGKKHGKGTFSWADGSVYEGDFVNNDIHGFGVYCWADGRRYEGEWEKNRMHGQGKFQWADGRIYQGDYRHDQKDGKGTFSWPDGRKYIGNWRNGKQHGRGTYITSKNEQRNGEWEDGRRIKWLKEGE; encoded by the exons ATGGGGAACTGCGCATGCCCGCGAAGCCTCATAGGCGACACCAGCGACGAGGTCATCTTTGGCCAG GATGGAAAACGCCAAGGCTTTGGAGGCAAGATAGGAAgtcgcgagaaacgcgaagtgACTTTCGAGAACGGCGCTGTCTACAACGGAGAGTGGACG GGAGATGTGAGAGACGGATACGGTGTACAGATATGGGATGACGGTGCCCGGTATGAGGGTCAGTGGGTGAATGACAAGGCTCAAGGAAAGGGGAAGTTTGTCCATG tggatgGCGATGTGTACTTCGGCGACTGGTACGAAGACAAAGCCCACGGCTACGGAGTGTACAACCACGCTGACGGCTCGAA GTACGAAGGTCAGTGGTACGAGGACAAGCAGCACGGCAAGGGAGCTGAACAGTGGCCTGACGGCGCCAAATACGAGGGCCAATACAGCAACGGAAAGAAACATGGAAAAGGCACTTTTTCTTGGGCAGAC GGCAGTGTCTACGAAGGCGACTTCGTGAACAACGACATCCACGGCTTCGGGGTGTACTGCTGGGCTGACGGTCGGCGATACGAAGGCGAGTGGGAGAAGAACCGCATGCACGGACAAGGGAAATTTCAGTGGGCTGATGGCCGCATCTACCAGGGCGACTACCGACACGACCAGAAAGACGGGAAG GGCACATTTTCGTGGCCGGACGGCCGGAAATATATTGGAAACTGGCGAAATGGAAAGCAACATGGTCGCGGAACCTACATCACCT CGAAGAATGAACAGCGAAACGGAGAATGGGAAGATGGTCGCCGGATCAAGTGGCTCAAGGAGGGCGAGTGA
- the RPL21 gene encoding ribosomal protein RPL21 (encoded by transcript TGME49_245680) has protein sequence MPTSFGKRARTRQKFSKGFRRHGMPAVSRLLVIHKKGDYVDIVCDPSVQKGMPYSYYHGRTGIVFNVTQRAVGVEVNKVVGNRVIKKRIHVRLEHVRKSRCNELFLRRVKENDAAHHEAHLKGESIKTKRQIPGPKPGCFVSGTMEVLEPAPFVESY, from the coding sequence ATGCCGACGTCGTTTGGAAAGCGCGCGCGTACGCGCCAGAAGTTCTCCAAGGGGTTCCGTCGCCACGGAATGCCCGCTGTGTCTCGTTTGCTGGTTATTCACAAGAAGGGCGACTACGTCGACATCGTTTGCGATCCCTCTGTGCAGAAGGGTATGCCGTACTCGTACTACCACGGCCGCACCGGCATTGTCTTCAACGTCACTCAGCGGGCCGTCGGCGTGGAAGTGAACAAGGTTGTTGGCAACCGCGTCATCAAGAAGCGCATCCACGTTCGTCTCGAGCACGTGAGAAAGTCTCGCTGCAACGAACTCTTCCTCAGACGCGTGAAGGAGAACGACGCTGCCCACCACGAAGCTCACCTGAAGGGAGAGAGCATTAAGACAAAGCGACAGATCCCGGGACCGAAGCCtggctgcttcgtctccggcACAATGGAGGTCCTCGAGCCTGCACCCTTCGTTGAGTCCTACTAA